In Streptomyces violaceusniger Tu 4113, one DNA window encodes the following:
- a CDS encoding LacI family DNA-binding transcriptional regulator, whose translation MARRPTIADVARRAGVSRTSVSFALNDRPGIAEETKERILTAAAELGWTPSRPARALSLGKAGAFGLVLAREPDLIGADLFFPAFIAGVEVALGERGDGLMVHLTTPEREQSVYERLAADRRVDGVLLTDLRHDDPRPALTHRLGLPAVVVGQSEWSDGLTSVSLDDRPAYVDAVRCLAELGHRRIAHVEGPQEFRHAHRRRSAWEETLRDLGLPGGPVLPGGFTAEGGARATRELLLLAEPPTAIVYGNDLAATAGLSVAQELGVPVPERLSVVGYDDNPLTRYTHPPLSSARADARGWGEAAARTLDRVLAGEEVAHVVLPPAEFIPRASIGPAPRP comes from the coding sequence ATGGCTCGCAGGCCCACCATCGCCGACGTCGCACGACGTGCCGGTGTCTCACGCACCTCCGTCTCGTTCGCGCTGAACGACCGGCCCGGGATCGCCGAGGAGACCAAGGAGCGCATCCTGACCGCCGCGGCGGAACTCGGCTGGACGCCGAGCCGCCCGGCCCGGGCCCTGTCCCTCGGCAAGGCCGGTGCCTTCGGACTGGTGCTCGCCCGCGAACCCGACCTGATCGGCGCCGACCTGTTCTTCCCTGCGTTCATCGCGGGCGTCGAAGTGGCCCTGGGCGAGCGAGGCGACGGGCTGATGGTGCACCTCACCACTCCGGAGCGTGAGCAGTCCGTGTACGAACGGCTCGCTGCCGACCGCCGGGTGGACGGCGTGCTCCTCACCGACCTGCGGCACGACGACCCGCGTCCCGCTCTGACCCACCGGCTCGGCCTGCCGGCCGTCGTGGTCGGACAGAGCGAGTGGAGCGACGGGCTGACCTCGGTGAGCCTCGACGACCGGCCCGCTTACGTCGACGCGGTACGTTGCCTCGCCGAGCTCGGCCACCGCCGTATCGCGCACGTCGAGGGCCCCCAGGAGTTCCGCCACGCGCACCGGCGCCGGTCGGCCTGGGAGGAGACGCTGCGCGACCTCGGACTGCCCGGAGGCCCCGTGCTGCCCGGCGGCTTCACGGCGGAGGGCGGCGCGCGGGCCACCCGCGAACTGCTGTTGCTGGCCGAGCCGCCCACCGCGATCGTCTACGGAAACGACCTGGCCGCGACGGCCGGGCTGTCGGTGGCCCAAGAACTCGGCGTTCCGGTACCGGAACGTCTCTCGGTGGTCGGCTACGACGACAACCCGCTCACCCGCTACACCCACCCCCCGCTGTCCTCCGCCCGCGCCGACGCGCGGGGCTGGGGAGAGGCGGCGGCCCGGACATTGGACCGGGTGCTCGCAGGTGAGGAGGTGGCACACGTCGTGCTGCCGCCCGCCGAATTCATCCCCCGCGCCTCGATCGGGCCGGCGCCCCGTCCCTGA
- a CDS encoding extracellular solute-binding protein, with amino-acid sequence MLRRTAYSLLVLALAGAATACGRSPVDPETAAKARGPITIWLSNNAQEVAWGKSMVEAWNKSHPGQHVTAQQIPAGKTSEEAISASIIAGTSACLVFNTAPASVPTFEKQNGLVSLSDFPDGDAYIHKRGGALTEQYRSQDGEFYQLPWKSNPVMILYNKKIFKKAGLDPEHPRLATYGQFLETSRTLVRSGAAKAAIWPAPSSEFFQSWLDFYPAFAAESGGKRLIEDGEAQFDSTAGRRAAAFWRTLYAEKLAPQELYPGDAVNDGKAAMATVGPWAVSAYKDSVDIGVAPVPTAAGKSPKDTYSFSDEKSAAMFSACRNRATAWDLLKFATSAKQDGSFLDATGQMPMREDLTARYPALFAKKPLYKAFAGQAEHVVEVPNVPGSIDIWQAFRAEWTKSVVFGDGSTDAALRRASDKITKLLDEYGDPS; translated from the coding sequence ATGCTGAGGAGAACAGCGTACTCGCTGCTGGTGCTCGCTCTGGCGGGTGCCGCCACCGCCTGTGGCCGGTCGCCCGTCGACCCGGAGACCGCCGCGAAGGCCCGCGGTCCCATCACGATCTGGCTGTCGAACAACGCCCAGGAAGTGGCCTGGGGGAAGAGCATGGTCGAGGCCTGGAACAAGAGTCATCCGGGCCAGCACGTCACGGCCCAGCAGATCCCGGCGGGCAAGACCTCCGAAGAGGCCATCAGCGCCTCGATCATCGCGGGGACCAGCGCCTGTCTGGTCTTCAACACCGCGCCTGCCTCGGTGCCGACCTTCGAGAAGCAGAACGGCCTCGTGTCGCTCAGTGACTTCCCGGACGGTGACGCCTACATCCACAAGCGCGGCGGCGCCCTCACCGAGCAGTACAGGTCGCAGGACGGCGAGTTCTATCAACTGCCGTGGAAGAGCAACCCAGTGATGATCCTCTACAACAAGAAGATCTTCAAGAAGGCCGGGCTCGACCCCGAGCACCCGCGACTGGCGACCTACGGCCAGTTTCTGGAGACCTCCCGCACCCTCGTGCGCAGCGGCGCCGCGAAAGCCGCGATCTGGCCGGCGCCCAGCAGCGAGTTCTTCCAGTCCTGGCTCGACTTCTACCCCGCGTTCGCCGCGGAGAGCGGCGGCAAACGGCTCATCGAGGACGGCGAAGCGCAGTTCGACTCGACGGCCGGCCGTCGGGCCGCCGCGTTCTGGCGCACGCTGTACGCCGAGAAGCTCGCCCCGCAGGAGCTCTACCCCGGTGACGCCGTGAACGACGGAAAGGCCGCCATGGCCACCGTCGGCCCATGGGCCGTCTCCGCCTACAAGGACAGTGTCGACATCGGGGTGGCCCCGGTACCGACCGCCGCCGGAAAGTCGCCAAAGGACACGTACTCCTTCAGCGACGAGAAGTCCGCCGCGATGTTCAGCGCCTGCCGCAACCGGGCCACCGCCTGGGACCTGCTGAAGTTCGCCACCTCCGCCAAGCAGGACGGGTCGTTCCTCGACGCCACCGGGCAGATGCCGATGCGCGAGGACCTGACCGCGCGCTACCCGGCCTTGTTCGCGAAGAAGCCCCTGTACAAGGCGTTCGCCGGGCAGGCCGAGCATGTCGTCGAGGTCCCGAACGTACCGGGCTCCATCGATATCTGGCAGGCGTTCCGCGCCGAGTGGACCAAGTCCGTCGTCTTCGGTGACGGCTCCACGGATGCCGCGCTGCGCAGGGCCTCCGACAAGATCACCAAGCTGCTCGACGAGTACGGAGACCCGTCATGA